The Nicotiana tomentosiformis chromosome 9, ASM39032v3, whole genome shotgun sequence genome contains the following window.
CACTACCCTCCTGCTCTTAGGGAGTATAGGAGACACGACTATCTACAGATGCTGGAGAGGCTCACTGGATTCCAGCCGGCGGAGCAGACTGCTATCAGTGGTGTTAGTTGATTGCAGTTATTACCTGTTAAGCAGCACCTGGAGGCGCTACACGAGCAGATCATAGAAGATTCACCACTTGAGGCTATTGAGCGGCAGTCGATGCTATTGATTTTGATAATATTTGGTAGAATTCATTTCTCGAACACTTCAGGAAACCTTGTGAGCCTACAGTTCTTGCATCATCTGGAGCGCTTAGATCACTTACCCATGTACAGCTAGGGTGGAGCCGTTCTAGCGTACCTTTATAGGCAACTATGCAGGGCGTCGATGGGTCATGTGAGAGACGTCGCTGATTTATTCCGCTACTGTAGGTGATAACATTATCAGTTGTTTTCATGATTATTATAGATATAGTAAACAATACTCAAATATACGTCCACAATCAATATTATGTTTGGGCTTGGGAGAGATTCTTGCAGATGCAGTCCGCTCCTCGACCGCTAGCTCCAGATGAGCCACCTTTGTTGTTTCTACTACGTGCTAAGAGGTGGGTAGATAGGTGAGGCCACGCCCGCAACgtcgaggctcgacatcatctcccATATGTTCTTTTAGTCTCTATCGCCCATTATTCTCTTCTTCAACTACTGAAATATTTCTTGCAAtcgattattttcttcttctgcctctttCAATTGCTCCTTCACTGACCTAAGTTGTTCTTCCAGTTTCCAGATCAGTATTTCGTACTCCCCGGTACGATTCCAAAATtttagcaaacatgatttgtagtattccttATTAATGGTTTCATCGTACCATTCTTCAAAACCACATTGATTTTCGTCCTACAAATGGTGATTATAAGAAACGACTATTAATGAAGAtgttataaataataaatttcaaTATTAATAACTCGCAACTTGTTTGCACATACAACGTCTGCGACCTAGATTGCAAGTTGACCAACATGGATTCAAATCGCACGTTTCCTGTAGTAACACCTAGGCACCTCACCGCGTCCAGACATATTAtattgcttgaacttgaaaatttatGGAAAATAGTATTCTTTGTTTGGTTAATCTATGATGATCCGCGAGGAATAATGTAAAATGTGCAGGGGTTTTATAGGTTAGAATGAGTGATTATGACGCATATTGTTCATGACCCATGTttccctaaaaataaaataattacagTACAAGTGCATACATGCTTTTTTCAGTTCGACAAAACAAGACGTGCATTAAATTTATACTGTTTTCTTAGTTGGTGTATAACACAAATTGTTCATGCGCTATGTTTCACTTACAATGGATTCTTTACGGTACCAGTGCGTGCAGACTTTTTCAGGTCAACAAGACAAGACACACATTAAATTTGTATTTTTTACTAAACTACTGTATAACGCATATTATTCATGCGCCATGTTTcacctatggtggattctttatGGTACCAGTGCGTGCAGGCTTTCAGGGCGACATGACAAGACACACATTTAATTTGTATTGTTTACTAATCTACTGCATAACGCATATTGTTCATGCGCCATGTTTCACTTATGATAGATTCTTTACGGTACCAGTGCATGCATGCTTTTTCATGTCGACATGACAAGACACATATTAAATTTGTATTGTTTACTAATCTACTTCATAACGCATATTGTTCATGTACCATGTTTCACTTAAGGTAGATTCTTTATCATACCAGTGCGTGCATGCTTTTCCAGATCGACAAGACAATATAGCGCATATTGCACATGCGTCATGAGAAACTACCTCCTATTTGGGTCTTCTTAAGTTGaaccaaattttattttccaGTTATTCATTTAAACAACCGTTTCAAAAATGTCACTTacatttaataagtggtttaAGAAGAGGCAAAAGAGTGAAGGTAGTTCAAAAGATCCACATGGAACACGTCAGAACATAATTGATCCCTTCCTTGAAAAAAACGTGCTAGGTTGTTATACTGATTTGGTAGATGACATGTGGTATGTTGTTTTACGTCCCTTGAAAAATAAGTCCATCAATACATATAGATCTCAAAATTGtagggcacattattgaggggAAGTGTATTTTACGAAGCCTGAAGGTAGGCGAATTTGGGGTAAAAACCTAATATGGGTTCCCCTATACTCAAAAAAGTGTGATTATGAAGTATTATGTCATTGGCATGGGCTAGTTGTACCACAAGCATTGTCTTCAACGCTCCAAACTaacacacacaaagatgaaccagaGGTTATtcggcatttgatgaaggagagTTTTGAGATGGAAAAGGTACTAGCCGTTCATCATGCACtggatgatcttaactacctCCAAGGAATGGAGGATCAGCATTGGGCTTTATTAGAGAATGAAAACTTGCATAGAGATCTTGATTATCCTATATTCCCACCAGTTGTGGAGTGGGAGGGACTACCAAAATTTCTACCGCAGACATTGGACATAGGAATGTCATAttgttgtagaaatcaagcaagtggtcttattgatAATAACGATGAAATACGAGAAATATGTGTCTACTGGGGCTAGATTATGATGCCCTCAGTCCAGAGGGATGCGAGCAAGACGatgacgaagaagatgaagaaaatggCAATAAAGAGACCGATAAAAATAACGATGAATTAGTGCCCGACAGTGATGTAATGACGAATGAAAATCTTTACCTTGTAatcttcaaaaaaaaattaagtatTTTATTGAATCTTCAATTTTAATTGTCAATTAGAGTTAACACtattgaaaatataattttatttcattaatATTGCAGGCACACACCATTACAGACACTTATTCCTACTAAATATATTGCTACAAAAAACTAATTTTATGCCTGAATATTAGATGAACTGCCACCAGGAGATAAATTACCACCACTTCCCAAACCAATTGTAGGACAATTATGGCGATCGTGTCCTGTTTGGGAACATAGACCACATTTATGCGCATATACAGTATCactaacatccatttggttccgtatccgcattttatttttttcacttgCGTGGGACGCAAGAAATCCTTGTTACaaaccattttaaatggttctggtggccaataatgctcagaACCCACTGGTTGGAAGTAGCCGCTATAGGTGTTTGCGTATACAGTCATACTATATTCTCTATCAACATACCTCATCACTGCAAACTAAGCtattgaaagcacttcatggcaaGTGATAAATCGGTCATTTTCCACATAAACATTATCGTGTAGATTAATTGATGGTGTGGGTATTATTGCCACGATTTTGATGCAAACCTGTgcgaatttcaaaaatattttgattGCTACAATATTACAAATATGTATGCCACTGTGATAACTTCCTACAACGCTCAAATTATTTCATCGGTTGTGGCATAAATTGAACACCCATTTCCAACACGGATGATGCACTGCGAAATCTATCAACAAACCTCTCTGTCAGCAGCTTGAACGACATCTGCACCATGGCAGTAACAGGCAATCTACAGAGAGACTTCaacaacccgttgaaagactctagcacatttgtagtcaaaatttcccatcttctgccaccatcctTATTCAAAGTCCACTTATCAAGCTCATGTTGCATCAACCAACGATAATCTCCTTCGTCTTCCTGCCTAATCAATTCCATTTGcatcctgaatttacactcttgatgatctgttgcagccatctACATTAAATCGTGTAAGCTCTTGTTCGGATAAGCCCGCTGaaagttggccttcaagtgcctaacaTGGTAACGGTGGTATGTTTATGGCTCCTTACATGCATCCAAAGTACACATAGAACTTAAAATCgcaccatgccgatcagatattagacaaatacatgAACGTTGTCTGAGAATGTGCTCCTTCCAGTGGTTTAAAAACCATGTCTAAGTTTCTtgactttcattggcacaaatagcaaattcAAGGGGAAATATTCTTCCATTAGCATCTATTGCAACGACAATCAACATCTttatatcatactttccatatacATGTGTGTCGTCTATGGAGATTACCTGCCGACAATGAACAAAACCATCAATAgatggtttaaatgcccagaacacatatttGAATATGTATTCTAGTAAATTAGAATTCCGATGCTGCTTCCATTCCACAATTGTCCCGGGGTTAAAGTTTTGCAAAGCAGCCATGTATCTCGATAGAGccgcaaatgacttatcccaattGCCATAAACAAGCTCAAACGCACGTTTACGCCCGATAAATggctttcttttggtaatggcaCACCCATATACCTGCGCAActgatgttatacactctttcaccttgtaccttatggacgattcaatgtgtggaatcaagacaagggAAATAAAATCAACATTTAAGTTAAAATAATTCTCACGGAATGTGTCCATATCACAAGTGTGCTTGCTAATGTACTTCCCCACGATCCACATATTAGTTTTCAACTTTCTCGAACACAACATCCACTTACAACCTTGGTCCCATCTACGACAAACAACCTTATATATTTCCTTAGATGACTCAACAACCTCGATCTCACGACAATGTTTTATGCTGGAAATTCGCACCACCCTAGTAAGGCGTGACTTGTCACCAAAAAGTATATTCTTACAGATCTATGttggtctagattcatcccacattgatGTACTAATGTCGTCAAGATCCCTTATGAGGGCATCCACATCTTGCATACCGGGCaagtgatcaaggtagggaatctcccttgaataaAAAGGCACACGAGACTCGTACACTATCGGTCTAACGGTAGGTGGAGTCTCCATATACGGAGCATGCTCAGTTGTGGCATCATGCTCCCTCATCAAATCGGGTTGCTCATTCTCACTCTCATCTGCGGAGTGTGGTTCCTCATCGTCGctctcatcagggaagggtgtatcATCTCCAGACCCATCAGCTTTGTTGTCATAATTATTGTCATCTTCCTCACTGTGTGCCCCTGCCATATCCTGATTCAAAATATCGTCATCACACAACTGAGTTAGGACAGGACCGTCATGTTTCTCGTTTTCATTgtacaaccaataaaataatgagtttcacAATGTCATTACAACATAATATATTAACTTACATTCATAATTTGTAGATAGCTCATTATGCAAATTATCGTGTTGTTGATGACTCGCGGATGGACCAGCATGATCCATCCAAACCTCCAAAATTATGTATATTCCAACTGttggttggttcataacttgtaaaattcatatctggtcgGTAACCGTTTTGAAAGATATAAGTGTTGGTACGAATATGATgcataaaagaaataattatactacaacaagaaaaattaaaatttaccacTCGGCGTGTGAATTATATAAACTTGGCGACCCTCCATGCTACTGCATTAGGGAGAAATTATATCTTTGCTCTTCATTAGCCCGTGGATATAAGTTTAGATCTATCCAGACTCTTTCATATGGAACCTGTTCGGATAAAACAGCTCCATAAACATCACCAGATGATTGAGTGGTAACCATATTTTGCGGAACATTAATATTGTTGACGTCTTCagacttgacgtacatttccagcATTTTTAACACAAGATTATCCCAGTGTTCATCCGGAGTCTTATTACTACATTATTCAGACTTtggttttttgtatttttgtttgaGTTATTCTCTCTCTTTCTTAAGCAAAACAGATACGAACAGCAATGGTCTATGGGGTAATCATTACAAGTTCAGAGGATTCTGAGGAAGAATGCAACTGCTCATGGGTATGAGAGTCAACCATCCCTATGATGCATCACTTTCGCCATTAATTCTTTCTTCccattcttttctttcttccacTTTGTCCTTCCTTAATTCTCTTCTCTTTCCTATGCTCCTTTTTACTATATcacttttaattttaatattgCCTCCAACTTGATTCTAAATTACCATTATCTTTCTCTTTCACGTATTAGCCGGGCCGACTCGGGTGGAGGCCGCTAAAGCAATTGTTTTAGGCCCCAAATTAATGGTCCAAATTTTATTAGTATTATTTAGTATTACACTTATATTGTAGAATTATTATTAGAAAGATGCCTactaaatttaaattattttaaggaGTGTGATAGAGCTCATGTTATTTAGATAAATACTTGAATTCGTAACACATATACAAATATGTAAAAGGAACAATTTGATGGTGTTATtgataatttaataaaaaatgaaaataaagtcTCTTGTAGTATCTCTTAGAGTTGATATTTCGTACAAAGAGTAAATTAAGTCCACTTTTTCAATCCAAAATTGACTTGAACTATTCCAAATGTATGATTATATTTTACATATATTTAGCAAAATTGAGATCATTAGATTGATGAGAacttataaaaatattatatgaaaCTTCAAAGTTAATATTGTCTTACTTGGTAAGTAGAGTTATTAGATACCTTTGATGGTGGGAGCTAGTAGGAAATCTAGTACATTCAGAGTCTATATTCTATCATTACCAAACAAAAGTAAAAAAACGAATAAAAacatataaaattttatttataagaTCTAAGGTATATTTTTAAAGTTTGTCTTTACGCCACAAATATCGTTGTGTCGCCATGCATATTACTTAATTAGTATATCactaattaaaatatttaaaggtgaatttggattaaaaaatgtaaTAAATAAGTACTTTCTATTTTTCTAAAACATTAAATATTCTAAAACAATTTCATCAATTTTTTAATTAAACAAGGTCATGAAGGCAACTGCTGGTGATGAATTCCCAGGAATTATTGAAAGCATTTTGGAAACTACTAACACTTATTAAAGGGAAATTTATCTTATCCAAATTACGTTTGTCACAATATAAGTAGTGTAATTAGTGCGTTCGGGAAATGAGGAGTTAATGCTGTTGGAATTGTCAAAAACTTACGTGGGTTTATCAGTCCAAGATCAtgattttcaaaagaaaaaacaTCTTTGAAACATTTGATAAGTTCAATGGTCATTGGTTTTCCACATGACATGTGTCCATTTGTGAAATTTTATTGGGAATTATGTTTGTGGCATGGAAATCAACAAATATTAAAAATTCAAACCCTAAATTTGCTGCTGGACCACCAACCCCAACTTCTTTTTCAAACATCTTGCCGGGTTTTGTTTGCCTTCACATCACTATATATTTAAGCACACTTAAACTTCTACCCGTTTGTCAACTCGATAAATGAATTTATCACTTTCTCATTTGGATATTTATACTTGTTCATTTGCATAATAATAAACTCCTTTGACGGTTGATTATGATTATGTGGCAAAGACCCAACTGATGTAGTTAAGGTATGTGTTAATCACGCCGATAGAGCGTGTGAATAGGTTTACTTTAATTTAAAAAGTACTAAATTCAAAAAAGAAATACTAAaggacaaaaaaaaaaatctccgATGCATACCTCTTTCTTCTCGATTCCCACCCtccattctttttcttttcccccACCCTTTTTTCTCGTTCTCGTTCTCGTTCTCGTTCTCGTTTCCCCTTCTTGAGCCTTGCGGTGGGTAGGTCTGATGGCAAGGAGTCGGTCAAAATTGCGATATTTATTTACAGTTTTGAATCTACCAACCATTTCTATGTTGAAGACTTGTTGTACATCTTTATTTCTCTCTAATTAAAGAGGTTAAGAGCTGAATAACATCGACTTTAATTTTCATTTAATAGATTTTCAAGCAGGGGAATATAGATGAAATATCTAGAAGAACCGGTGAAAtacttttgaagaaaattttaaaaaaaaaacagagaTGAGAAAGGAGTTGGTATTTTTGAAGAAGACAGTGACTAGCTTGTGATTTTTCTTTTCAGTTGGCGGCGTTGTGCAGTAGCATGGTTGTGGTGGTGATGCGTTGCTGGAATAAAATTACAGAGGAGTATTTTTATTTGTCTATTATGATTTATTGGTGGCCAGGTGGTTAATTTGAGTGATGAGGGATTTTCTCGGCCATGAGATTGTGATGAGACTAGTGGTTTGAGGTGGTGTGGTGGTTCACGGTGGAGCATAGTTGGTGTTTACTAGTTTACTTTAACcagaagagaagaaaaataaatggCGAAATGGcctaaattaataaattaatttataaaaaaggGACCTGCAAAATACACGTCACAAAGTATTTAAAGAAAAATAGTGGGACCACAATTTACAAGTGTCAAAACATCGTGAATGAGTGAAAGATGTGGCAGTAAAAAGGATTTATTTTGTCCACGTCAGTAGCAATTGAACAACACGCACGGTTAAATGTGTTTAATAGTACTCAAATCATTAAGTACCAATGTTAAAATGAGAATGACGAAAGTTCATGTACCTGCTTTAAAATTTGATGCAAGTTTAGGGGGTTATTAGGCCTTTTTGCCTATTTAATTTTACTCCTCAGCATAATTTGTTTCAATTTTACTTCCTCCGATTATATTTAATTCTTATATTTGTCAAATATTTTTGTTACGAACTTTTTGTTTAGAAAATCaagcaaaaaaaaaatcttctaaGTTTACTCCTAGCATTAATAGCGTAAGCATTTGTTGAAAAGAGATTAATTGATGTAGTGGAAAGACTAAGGaataaataacgataaattaGCCAagtaatttttactattaatattttcttatatggTGGGTAAAATGCTAATTTGACAATAACTAGGACTAGAAGGATtaacatattatttattttatttttaagttGTCAAATGAAACTTACATAAACACTTAACTGAATTGATTTTAAAATGAATTAAATGTGTACAAATTTATTCGAAAAAGCAAAAATGAAAACTGAAAAATTAATCCAGGGGCAAATTATAAGGGTCCTTCATTCCCCTTTCCCAGTTTCAGTTAAAATCATGCATAATTGTTTCCTTGATTTGGCAATGAAGATCAATGATTGTTCATAAATGCACGTCAACTATCTACAAATAGAAGTCCATGTTAGGCAGAGGGCAAGGTCTTATAGCAAGAAAATGCTATACCTTTTATTATTTTAGTTTCTAGTGCCAAATTGACATTACATTCTGAAAAATATGGCAACACCAACTTGATGAATACAACTGATGCCGAACACTAGTTTTACTGTGTGATTTGGATAGTTATATCAGATAGATAACTTTGAGGAAAAATTGTCCTATTTCGAATAGTTTATAGGCAAACTTAACCCTCTTTTCTTTGTCCTGGAGCAACAGTTAGTAGGAAGGGTATTTTTAGCTACAGGGCTTGTGGAGAGGGCATCTTGAGGGCATATTTGTACCGAAGATGAAATGTTATCCTATTTTGAATAGTTTAAGGGTaccttgtttttatcatttatgtTTCAGATTGATTGTCTTAATTAATTTTTGATACTCAAAGTTCATAATACAGATTTTACAAATTAGGTATTCAGTAGTTCTTCTACAATAATATAGTACTGATCGACTTTTTTCTCCTAAGTAGGAAGATTTTCTAGTTTAATATTAGAGTTAGTTCCCTAAATGGTCACTCAACTTGATGAATTTATTTAGTAAAATCACTTTTCTTTGTTTTAGAGCAAAAAATGTCACTAAATTATTCATTTTTGTCTCTAAAAGTCATGCACGCCGATAACTAATATAAGAACCATTGAAAAAGCTCTTTTAATGTAAAAGATAAATTTATCTATTATTCAATCATGGAAATATAGATTATTTTTATATGTAAAAACTCAGGCTCAACCATCCACCCTTGCACCCTTTCGATGTTCAAAAACCCACTATTGAAAAACAGAGACATACTTTTAGATATAAAAATACAGACAATTTAACTATTTATAGTGTAAAAAGTCTTTAAAGGTTAATCCATTTTTTGTAGTCAAACAATTTGTTTTCAGCTTTAAATTAATATAAAAAACTGGTAGCAAATATTGTTCTTGCCATCACTCTAAATATTTATCTTGGAACATATGTTTCATTCATCcacatatatttatatattagagTCATCATTATTTTTACAAACTAAAATCAATACATGAGTTGTTAGtactttatctttttattttagaaaaagctcaatattatatagtatacttgta
Protein-coding sequences here:
- the LOC138898942 gene encoding uncharacterized protein: MWIVGKYISKHTCDMDTFRENYFNLNVDFISLVLIPHIESSIRYKVKECITSVAQVYGCAITKRKPFIGRKRAFELVYGNWDKSFAALSRYMAALQNFNPGTIVEWKQHRNSNLLEYIFKYVFWAFKPSIDGFVHCRQVISIDDTHVYGKYDIKMLIVVAIDANGRIFPLEFAICANESQET